One part of the Prunus persica cultivar Lovell chromosome G5, Prunus_persica_NCBIv2, whole genome shotgun sequence genome encodes these proteins:
- the LOC18776905 gene encoding indole-3-acetic acid-induced protein ARG7: MDVIKGKWSKNLIAKAWRRCSLQRESSNKGFKLSSLTKSKSWDCSFGNRKKSKGQVAPNGCFSVYVGPQRQRFAVKTEFANHPLFKMLLEDAETEYGYNWEGPILLPCDVDLFVKVLAEMECTEKDVGTPNCGWLVLSLSRRRQQ; the protein is encoded by the exons ATGGATGTCATAAAAGGGAAGTGGAGCAAGAACTTGATTGCCAAAGCATGGAGGAGATGCAGCTTACAAAGAGAGAGCAGCAACAAAGGGTTCAAGCTCAGCTCACTGACCAAGAGCAAGTCATGGGATTGCAGCTTCGGTAATAGAAAGAAGAGCAAAGGCCAAGTAGCTCCAAATGGGTGCTTTTCAGTTTATGTTGGGCCTCAAAGACAACGGTTTGCGGTGAAGACGGAGTTTGCGAATCACCCGTTGTTTAAGATGTTGTTGGAGGATGCTGAGACTGAATACGGGTACAATTGGGAAGGGCCGATTTTGCTTCCTTGTGATgtggatttgtttgtcaaAGTGTTGGCTGAGATGGAGTGTACTGAGAAGGATGTTGGCACTCCAAATTGCGG GTGGCTGGTGTTGTCTTTGTCTCGACGACGACAACAATAG
- the LOC18776865 gene encoding protein ROOT PRIMORDIUM DEFECTIVE 1: MFVRRYWSVGSWSKDQKRFMTTSKRVQDRSKLKRVHDLEIVTEKWKIASKVLFLMEILKKEPEMIIPVRSLDQYRSQISLPKPHRVSDFIRKSPKLFELYKDHRRVLWCGMTKKAEDLVEEEDRILEEHQDKAAEYVTRFLMMSVDKRLALDKIVHFRRDFALPVDFRTGWVHKYPQHFKLVKDEEGLEYLELVNWNPAWAITELEKKTMGITEASEDHTPGLLSISFPLKFPPNYKKAYKYRGAIDHFQKRSYLSPYADARGLKAGSKEFDKRAVAIMHELLSFTVEKRLVTDHLTHFRHELVMPQKLMRLLLKHFGIFYVSERGKRFSVFLKEAYEGSELIEKSPLVLWKEKVQSLIGYRGKKKIENFSDMSDMEDNGFDESQSENEDIDLQSEQEETEGDMEDDSLGDNSEMDIDEVCSAYEDNTKRC; this comes from the coding sequence ATGTTTGTGAGAAGATACTGGTCAGTTGGGTCGTGGTCAAAGGATCAGAAGCGTTTTATGACCACCAGTAAGCGGGTGCAAGACAGAAGCAAGTTGAAGAGGGTTCATGATCTTGAGATTGTCACTGAGAAATGGAAGATAGCATCCAAAGTGCTCTTCTTGATGGAAATTCTTAAAAAAGAGCCTGAAATGATCATTCCCGTTAGGTCATTGGATCAGTACCGCAGCCAGATTAGTCTCCCAAAACCTCATCGAGTGTCTGATTTTATTCGGAAATCGCCGAAATTGTTTGAACTGTACAAGGATCACAGAAGGGTTTTATGGTGTGGGATGACCAAGAAAGCTGAGGACTTGGTAGAAGAGGAGGATAGGatacttgaggaacatcaagATAAGGCTGCTGAGTATGTCACTCGTTTTCTGATGATGTCTGTTGATAAAAGGCTTGCTTTGGACAAGATTGTCCATTTTAGGAGGGACTTTGCTCTGCCAGTTGATTTTAGGACTGGTTGGGTGCACAAATATCCCCAACACTTTAAGCTGGTTAAAGATGAAGAGGGGCTTGAGTATTTGGAACTTGTTAATTGGAACCCTGCTTGGGCTATAAcagagttggagaagaagacaaTGGGGATCACTGAGGCCAGTGAGGATCATACGCCGGGCTTACTTTCTATCTCTTTTCCTTTGAAGTTCCCTCCCAATTACAAAAAGGCATACAAGTATAGAGGAGCAATTGATCATTTTCAGAAAAGGTCTTATTTATCTCCATATGCAGATGCTAGGGGACTCAAAGCTGGGTCTAAAGAATTTGACAAGAGGGCAGTGGCTATTATGCATGAGCTGCTTAGCTTTACTGTTGAGAAGAGATTGGTGACTGATCACCTCACTCACTTTCGACACGAACTGGTGATGCCCCAAAAGCTTATGAGACTTCTTCTGAAGCATTTCGGCATCTTCTATGTTTCGGAGAGGGGGAAGAGATTTAGTGTCTTCTTGAAAGAAGCTTATGAGGGATCAGAGCTGATTGAGAAAAGCCCTCTGGTGCTATGGAAGGAAAAAGTCCAGAGCCTTATTGGTTAtagagggaagaagaagatagagaATTTTAGTGATATGTCAGACATGGAAGACAATGGTTTCGATGAGAGCCAATCCGAAAATGAGGACATTGACTTGCAAAGTGAGCAAGAGGAGACAGAGGGTGACATGGAGGATGATTCACTTGGAGATAATTCTGAAATGGACATTGATGAGGTTTGCAGTGCATATGAGGATAATACTAAAAGATGTTAA